In Glandiceps talaboti chromosome 4, keGlaTala1.1, whole genome shotgun sequence, a single window of DNA contains:
- the LOC144434544 gene encoding uncharacterized protein LOC144434544, which produces MGEVQLVQTQADLDYYLKLSDRLVVVYFTRGRNQNFDINMYPAMAKNISQAIFLKVYFSGTLCGCLGVTKRYEVTEDPTFVFFRNQAEIRGERYMDWDAPKLEARIGSLV; this is translated from the exons ATGGGTGAGGTACAGCTAGTTCAAACACAG GCTGACTTAGACTACTATCTGAAATTAAGCGATAGACTGGTCGTTGTTTATTTCACCAGAGGCCGAAATCAAAATTTCGACATAAACATGTATCCG GCAATGGCAAAGAACATCTCCCAAGCCATATTCTTGAAGGTATACTTCTCTGGAACTCTTTGTGGATGTTTG GGCGTTACCAAGAGATATGAAGTAACAGAAGACCCAACTTTTGTATTCTTCCGGAATCAAGCAGAG ATAAGAGGCGAGAGATACATGGATTGGGACGCCCCAAAACTGGAAGCCCGTATCGGATCTTTGGTATAA